Proteins encoded within one genomic window of Mesorhizobium sp. AR10:
- a CDS encoding ABC transporter permease, translating into MASLRTMLAKPWIWSFIGALLVWLATVAFTGGYGGGGMITAALSLAVFTVIVGVGQMFVITLGPGNVDLSLPANIGLASAVAMKVMDGNDSMIAIGLLAALGSGMAVGAANYLLIWALRIPPIIATLSASFIIQSIDISYGRGLQIKPPPGFADFTNWQILGIPVLAIFTVLFTIGAAIALQRMIYGRSVLAIGQNIRAAWLAGVNVGRIRFLTYTLSGALGGLDGALLAGYFRGANVDIGNEYLLASIAVVVIGGTSVAGGKANVPGVWGAALFLVLLLTMLNTFGVSAGVRLLLTGLIIVSVITVAGGQKALR; encoded by the coding sequence ATGGCCTCGCTGCGGACAATGCTTGCCAAGCCCTGGATCTGGTCCTTCATCGGCGCGTTGCTGGTGTGGCTGGCGACGGTTGCCTTCACCGGCGGCTATGGCGGCGGCGGCATGATCACGGCGGCGTTGTCGCTCGCCGTCTTCACCGTCATCGTCGGTGTCGGCCAGATGTTCGTCATCACGCTTGGGCCGGGCAATGTCGACCTGTCGCTGCCCGCCAATATCGGTCTGGCCAGTGCGGTTGCCATGAAGGTCATGGACGGCAATGATTCGATGATCGCCATCGGGTTGCTGGCGGCGCTTGGCAGCGGCATGGCGGTCGGCGCCGCCAACTATCTGCTGATCTGGGCGCTGCGCATTCCGCCGATCATCGCCACGCTGTCGGCCAGCTTCATCATCCAGTCGATCGACATCAGCTATGGGCGCGGGTTGCAGATCAAGCCGCCGCCCGGCTTCGCCGATTTCACCAACTGGCAGATTCTTGGCATTCCGGTGCTGGCGATCTTCACGGTGCTGTTCACCATAGGTGCTGCCATCGCGCTGCAACGCATGATCTATGGCCGCTCGGTGCTGGCGATCGGCCAGAATATTCGCGCCGCATGGCTGGCGGGCGTCAATGTCGGGCGCATCCGCTTTCTCACCTATACGCTGTCGGGTGCGCTTGGCGGCCTGGATGGGGCGCTGCTTGCCGGCTATTTCCGTGGCGCCAATGTCGACATCGGCAACGAATACCTTTTGGCCTCGATCGCCGTCGTCGTCATCGGCGGCACGTCGGTCGCCGGCGGCAAGGCCAATGTGCCGGGCGTCTGGGGTGCGGCGCTGTTCCTGGTGCTGCTTTTGACCATGCTCAACACGTTCGGCGTCAGCGCCGGCGTGCGTCTGTTGCTGACCGGGCTGATCATCGTCAGCGTCATCACGGTGGCCGGCGGCCAGAAGGCGCTGCGCTGA
- a CDS encoding 3-hydroxyacyl-CoA dehydrogenase NAD-binding domain-containing protein: MSSFVSVTKDGNVAVVTIDNPPVNALSFHVREPLMQALVSLRDEPSVVAIVIACSGRTFVAGADITEFGKPVQQPELRAIVAMLDTMTKPTVAAIHGTALGGGLELALGCHFRVADAKARLGLPEVKLGLLPGGGGTVRLPRLVGALKALGMIVSGTPIGAVDALATGLLDAVFDGDLVAQAVRFASEIAARGGPLTPVRDRDERLDAADLPAFDKHAADLAKKARGLEAPVACAQAVRNAVTLPFDEALAAERELFLKLVAGDQSRAQRHLFFAEREAAKIPGKDITRRKIARIGVIGAGTMGGGIAMAFANGGFPVTLLETSSEALERGLATIDKNYAVSVARGSLTEDAKQERLGLFKGSIDYADLADCDLIVEAVFEEMAVKKDVFGKLDAVAKPGAILATNTSYLDVNEIAASTSRPQDVVGLHFFSPANVMKLLEIVRAEKTAPDALATVVELARRIGKVPVVVGVCHGFVGNRMLAARGAESEALLLEGATPSQIDQVFTDFGWPMGPFQMGDLAGLDIGWRNRKARGLTAVIADTLCEQGHFGQKTGSGFYRYENGSRTPAPNPEVETLIRDKAAEKGIAPRAIGTEEIIERTLYPLINEGAKILEEGIAARASDIDIVWVNGYGFPVGKGGPMFWTGLEGAGKISERLDHWHAQTGRQVFQVVPRLRRMAETGSWDVPFAG; this comes from the coding sequence TTGTCCAGTTTCGTCAGCGTCACAAAAGACGGCAACGTCGCAGTTGTCACCATCGACAATCCGCCGGTCAACGCGCTGAGTTTCCATGTCCGCGAGCCACTGATGCAGGCGCTTGTTTCCTTGCGGGACGAGCCTTCGGTCGTGGCCATCGTCATCGCTTGCTCCGGGCGGACCTTCGTTGCCGGCGCCGACATCACAGAGTTTGGCAAGCCGGTGCAGCAACCGGAACTGCGCGCCATCGTCGCGATGCTGGACACGATGACCAAGCCGACGGTTGCCGCCATTCACGGCACGGCGCTCGGCGGCGGACTGGAACTGGCGCTCGGCTGCCATTTCCGCGTCGCCGATGCCAAGGCCAGGCTCGGTCTGCCCGAGGTGAAACTCGGGCTGCTGCCGGGCGGCGGTGGCACGGTGCGGCTGCCGCGTCTGGTCGGTGCGCTGAAGGCGCTCGGCATGATTGTCTCGGGCACGCCGATCGGTGCGGTGGACGCGCTCGCCACGGGCCTGCTGGATGCCGTCTTCGATGGCGATCTTGTCGCGCAAGCGGTTCGTTTCGCCAGCGAAATAGCCGCCAGGGGCGGCCCGCTCACGCCGGTGCGCGACCGCGACGAGCGGCTCGACGCCGCCGACCTGCCTGCCTTCGACAAGCATGCGGCTGATCTCGCCAAAAAGGCGCGGGGCCTCGAAGCGCCGGTCGCCTGCGCGCAAGCGGTTCGCAATGCCGTCACGCTGCCGTTCGACGAAGCGCTAGCCGCGGAGCGCGAACTGTTTTTGAAGCTGGTTGCCGGTGATCAGTCGCGCGCGCAGCGACATCTGTTCTTCGCCGAGCGCGAAGCGGCGAAGATCCCCGGCAAGGACATCACCAGGCGCAAGATCGCCCGCATCGGCGTCATCGGCGCCGGCACCATGGGCGGCGGCATCGCCATGGCGTTCGCCAATGGCGGTTTTCCCGTGACCTTGCTGGAAACTAGTAGCGAGGCGCTGGAACGCGGGCTGGCGACGATCGACAAGAACTACGCCGTTTCCGTCGCGCGCGGTTCGCTGACGGAGGACGCCAAGCAAGAGCGGCTCGGCCTGTTCAAGGGTAGCATCGACTATGCCGATCTCGCCGATTGCGACCTGATCGTCGAGGCGGTGTTCGAGGAGATGGCGGTCAAGAAAGATGTATTCGGCAAGCTCGACGCGGTAGCCAAGCCCGGCGCGATCCTTGCCACCAACACTTCCTATCTCGACGTCAATGAGATCGCCGCCTCGACATCGCGGCCGCAGGATGTGGTTGGTCTGCATTTCTTCTCGCCGGCCAATGTCATGAAACTGCTGGAAATCGTGCGCGCAGAAAAGACCGCGCCCGATGCGCTGGCGACGGTCGTCGAACTGGCGCGGCGCATCGGCAAGGTGCCGGTCGTCGTCGGCGTGTGTCATGGCTTCGTCGGCAACCGCATGCTGGCGGCGCGTGGTGCCGAATCCGAGGCGCTTCTGCTGGAAGGCGCGACGCCCAGCCAAATCGACCAGGTGTTTACCGATTTCGGTTGGCCGATGGGGCCATTCCAGATGGGCGACCTTGCCGGCCTCGACATAGGCTGGCGCAACCGCAAGGCGCGCGGGCTGACGGCTGTGATTGCGGACACGTTGTGCGAACAGGGGCATTTCGGCCAGAAGACCGGCAGCGGCTTCTATCGCTATGAGAACGGGTCGCGCACACCGGCTCCCAACCCTGAGGTCGAAACGCTGATCCGCGACAAGGCTGCCGAGAAGGGCATCGCCCCGCGAGCGATCGGCACGGAGGAGATCATCGAACGCACGCTCTATCCGCTGATCAATGAGGGGGCGAAGATCCTCGAGGAAGGCATTGCCGCCCGCGCGTCCGACATCGATATCGTCTGGGTCAATGGCTACGGTTTTCCCGTGGGCAAGGGCGGGCCGATGTTCTGGACCGGTCTCGAAGGGGCAGGCAAGATCTCAGAGCGGCTCGACCATTGGCACGCGCAAACCGGCAGGCAAGTCTTTCAGGTCGTTCCCCGGCTCAGGCGCATGGCCGAAACCGGTTCATGGGACGTCCCGTTCGCGGGATAG
- a CDS encoding BMP family protein, which produces MKNSKSRLQTKREGLSRRNVLELGALGLAAAMLPGRAFAQDKKLKVAAIFATPIEEPWDNQIHVALQRAEKELGIEYKWSEKVQTADFSRVMREYAQGGYELVLGDAFAAERESRRTAKQFPKTAWLFGSGAGPAEPNFGVFDNWIHEPAYLSGLIAGKMSKSGTIGAVAAMGIPEVNRLVNAFFAGAKEVNPNIKKKVAFIGSFFDPPKAKEAAIAQIDAGVDVIYAERFGVIEAAVEKKILAISNMSDQSSLGPDTVITGPVWNMYPTVEQAIKLVKAGVFTAQDYGDFSRMAKGGSSLAPYHNFDKTLPADVKDLVEKKKAEILDGNFRVDVDENTPVSD; this is translated from the coding sequence ATGAAAAACAGCAAGAGCAGACTCCAAACGAAACGTGAAGGACTTTCGCGACGCAATGTGCTGGAACTGGGCGCACTCGGCCTGGCTGCAGCCATGCTGCCGGGCAGAGCCTTTGCCCAGGACAAGAAACTGAAGGTGGCGGCGATCTTCGCCACGCCGATCGAGGAGCCATGGGACAACCAGATCCATGTCGCCTTGCAGAGGGCCGAGAAGGAACTCGGCATCGAATACAAATGGTCGGAAAAGGTGCAGACGGCGGATTTCAGCCGTGTCATGCGCGAATATGCGCAAGGCGGCTATGAGCTGGTTCTCGGCGATGCCTTTGCGGCCGAGCGTGAATCCCGCAGGACGGCAAAGCAGTTCCCGAAAACCGCCTGGCTGTTCGGCTCGGGTGCTGGGCCGGCCGAGCCGAATTTCGGCGTCTTCGACAACTGGATCCACGAGCCGGCCTATCTCTCCGGCCTGATCGCCGGCAAGATGTCGAAGTCGGGCACCATCGGCGCCGTCGCGGCGATGGGCATTCCGGAAGTGAATCGGCTGGTCAACGCCTTCTTTGCCGGCGCCAAGGAGGTCAATCCGAACATCAAGAAGAAGGTCGCCTTCATCGGCTCGTTTTTCGACCCGCCCAAGGCAAAGGAGGCCGCGATCGCCCAGATCGATGCCGGTGTCGACGTCATCTACGCCGAGCGCTTCGGCGTCATCGAGGCGGCGGTGGAGAAGAAGATCCTCGCCATCTCCAACATGTCCGACCAGTCGAGCCTTGGTCCCGACACGGTGATTACCGGGCCGGTCTGGAACATGTATCCGACCGTCGAACAGGCGATCAAGCTGGTCAAGGCCGGCGTCTTCACCGCGCAGGACTACGGCGATTTCTCACGCATGGCCAAGGGCGGTTCTTCGCTGGCGCCCTACCACAATTTCGACAAGACATTGCCCGCCGACGTCAAGGACCTGGTCGAAAAGAAGAAGGCCGAAATCCTCGACGGCAATTTCCGCGTCGACGTGGATGAGAACACGCCGGTTTCGGATTGA
- a CDS encoding ABC transporter permease, translated as MFRLEARTSTPAWFNLALPLLAIGATLILCSGLIALAGAGVIEAYGVMFSASLGDSYAITETLVRATPMIFTGLAVAVAFRAKFWNIGAEGQLLAGAVASCAVGAIPMPGPLAMLLMAVAGAAAGAAVALVPATLRVKFKVDDVVSSLLLNSVIFYALMALIEGPWKDSFSGYPISPPIEDTANFPALLEGTRLHLGVVAALLAAPVIWFLIVRTTLGFRIRVTGENPEAARYGGINVERVLISTALLSGALAGLAGVCEVGGVHFQVMSDISPGYGYSGIVVAMLARLNPLGVVPAAIFLAAVMTGAEAMSRATGVPAFLSDVIQGTALLAMLVALLFTAYRVRRVGTAK; from the coding sequence ATGTTCCGCCTGGAAGCTCGCACCAGCACGCCCGCCTGGTTTAATCTGGCGCTGCCGCTGCTGGCTATCGGAGCGACGCTCATCCTGTGCAGCGGTCTCATCGCGTTGGCCGGCGCCGGTGTCATCGAGGCCTATGGCGTGATGTTTTCAGCGTCGCTCGGCGATAGCTACGCCATCACCGAAACGCTGGTGCGCGCCACGCCGATGATCTTCACCGGGCTTGCGGTGGCGGTCGCCTTCCGGGCCAAATTCTGGAATATCGGCGCCGAGGGACAGTTGCTCGCTGGCGCGGTGGCCAGCTGTGCCGTCGGCGCCATCCCGATGCCGGGGCCGCTCGCCATGCTGTTGATGGCGGTGGCGGGGGCTGCGGCCGGGGCTGCTGTCGCCTTGGTGCCGGCGACGCTGCGGGTGAAGTTCAAGGTCGACGACGTCGTCAGCTCACTGCTGCTCAACTCGGTCATCTTCTACGCCCTGATGGCGCTGATCGAAGGTCCGTGGAAGGACAGTTTCAGCGGCTATCCGATCTCGCCGCCGATCGAGGATACGGCCAACTTTCCGGCCCTTCTCGAAGGCACGCGGCTGCATCTCGGCGTCGTCGCGGCGCTGCTTGCCGCACCCGTGATCTGGTTCCTGATCGTGCGCACGACGCTCGGCTTCCGGATCAGGGTCACCGGCGAAAACCCCGAAGCCGCACGCTATGGCGGCATCAATGTCGAGCGGGTGCTGATCTCGACGGCGCTGCTGTCCGGCGCGCTCGCCGGCCTTGCCGGTGTCTGCGAGGTCGGCGGCGTGCACTTCCAGGTGATGAGCGATATCTCGCCGGGCTATGGCTATTCCGGCATCGTCGTCGCCATGCTGGCACGGCTCAATCCGCTCGGCGTGGTGCCGGCGGCGATCTTCCTTGCCGCCGTGATGACCGGCGCCGAGGCGATGTCGCGGGCCACCGGTGTTCCGGCCTTCCTCAGCGATGTCATCCAGGGAACCGCGCTGCTTGCCATGCTGGTGGCGCTGCTGTTCACCGCCTATCGCGTGCGGCGGGTGGGGACTGCCAAATGA
- a CDS encoding ABC transporter permease, with translation MNVVLEQIFQVGFLAAIIRIATPLAFATLGEMFSERAGVLNLGIEGIMLLSAMTGFTATSLSGSLWLGVLAAVLTGALMGALHALFTVALGLSQHVCGIGVTLFCSGLAYFLYRLIFGQQSVPPNIKGFATLPIPILSDIPVLGPAVFNQFSLVYMAMIAIPLAAFVLYRTPWGLSVRMVGENPRAADSAGVSVIATRFQAVILGGALMGLAGAFLSMAQFNAFTFGVVSGRGWVAIALVVFGRWDPWRSAGAALLFAFVDALQLRMQASGLGHIPYEAFLMLPFVFTIVAMAVMSRNAVAPSALLKPFRREER, from the coding sequence ATGAACGTGGTGCTGGAACAGATCTTTCAGGTCGGCTTCCTGGCCGCGATCATCCGCATCGCCACGCCATTGGCGTTTGCGACGCTGGGCGAAATGTTCTCCGAGCGGGCCGGCGTGCTCAATCTCGGCATCGAAGGAATCATGCTGTTGTCGGCGATGACCGGCTTCACCGCGACCAGCCTCAGCGGCAGCCTGTGGCTCGGCGTGCTTGCCGCCGTGCTGACTGGCGCGCTGATGGGCGCGTTGCATGCGCTGTTCACGGTCGCGCTCGGCCTCAGCCAGCATGTCTGCGGCATCGGCGTGACGCTCTTTTGCTCCGGGCTTGCCTATTTCCTCTACCGGCTGATCTTCGGCCAGCAATCGGTGCCGCCGAATATCAAAGGGTTCGCGACGCTGCCGATCCCTATCCTCTCCGACATCCCGGTGCTCGGCCCGGCGGTGTTCAATCAGTTTTCGCTGGTCTACATGGCGATGATTGCCATACCGCTTGCCGCCTTCGTGCTCTACCGGACACCATGGGGGCTGTCGGTACGCATGGTCGGCGAAAATCCGCGCGCTGCCGATTCGGCCGGCGTCAGCGTGATCGCCACGCGCTTCCAGGCGGTGATCCTCGGCGGCGCGCTGATGGGACTGGCTGGCGCGTTCCTGTCGATGGCGCAGTTCAACGCCTTCACCTTCGGCGTCGTCTCCGGACGCGGCTGGGTGGCGATCGCGTTGGTCGTCTTCGGCCGCTGGGACCCCTGGCGTTCGGCAGGGGCCGCGCTGCTGTTCGCCTTCGTCGATGCCTTGCAGTTGCGCATGCAGGCGAGCGGGCTCGGCCACATCCCTTACGAGGCCTTCCTGATGCTGCCCTTCGTGTTCACCATAGTCGCCATGGCGGTGATGTCGCGCAATGCCGTGGCGCCCTCAGCGCTGTTGAAGCCGTTTCGAAGGGAAGAGCGATAG
- a CDS encoding SDR family NAD(P)-dependent oxidoreductase — MGGRLAGKVAIISGGATGMGGAASELFAAEGARVAIIDRNGEAAAATAAAIRARGHVAEHWVADVSDEAQVEAAVKGATEKFGPVTVLFNHAGTIVIKPFLEITLHEWDWLHAVNVRSMFLMTRAVLPGMISAGGGSIVCTSSISAVAATPMEVLYDTTKGACHMFARAIAVEFRDRNIRCNAVCPGFIRTPHGLREVADLGKLGIDVSDAALAAQQGRIGEPEEVAKAALFLASDESSFVNGAHLFVDNGFTAM, encoded by the coding sequence ATGGGCGGAAGACTGGCCGGCAAGGTCGCCATCATTTCGGGCGGCGCCACGGGAATGGGCGGAGCGGCCTCGGAACTGTTTGCGGCGGAAGGCGCCAGGGTGGCGATCATCGACCGCAACGGCGAGGCGGCCGCCGCCACCGCCGCGGCGATCCGCGCGCGCGGCCATGTCGCCGAGCACTGGGTTGCCGATGTGTCCGATGAAGCCCAGGTCGAGGCGGCGGTGAAGGGGGCGACGGAAAAGTTTGGCCCGGTCACCGTTCTGTTCAACCACGCCGGCACCATCGTCATCAAACCGTTTCTGGAGATTACTTTGCATGAATGGGACTGGCTGCATGCCGTCAATGTGCGCTCGATGTTCCTGATGACGCGCGCCGTGCTGCCCGGCATGATATCAGCCGGCGGCGGTTCGATCGTCTGCACCTCGTCGATCTCTGCGGTTGCGGCGACGCCGATGGAGGTGCTCTACGACACCACCAAGGGCGCCTGCCACATGTTCGCACGCGCCATCGCCGTCGAGTTCCGCGACCGCAACATCCGCTGCAATGCGGTCTGCCCCGGCTTCATCCGCACACCGCACGGCCTGCGCGAGGTCGCCGATCTCGGCAAGCTCGGCATCGATGTCTCCGACGCGGCGCTGGCGGCGCAGCAGGGCCGCATCGGCGAGCCGGAGGAGGTAGCGAAGGCGGCACTTTTCCTGGCCAGCGACGAATCCAGCTTCGTCAACGGCGCGCATCTGTTCGTCGACAACGGCTTTACGGCGATGTGA
- a CDS encoding LLM class flavin-dependent oxidoreductase, with translation MPIEFTHVPGKTHPAGSAVSFFYDFLETATKLSLIEDAGFQKIVVDDQAGLLTNMDIAAQALDRTSALEVVLTHWAGVIEPTVAARQLAALDTKSGGRLSLRMLSEPLSDDDAETRPVGHTVVWQRIDEYLVLLKRLWSNDRPFDHEGAFYSIKGGYVPRKGPHGADVTIRIGGQSGTALKVAGRHADVFELTPGSLDEIRQLMDRVRSAAAEHGRANKVRFALPVRIRSEGGASGHKAVDVFGPPAQIALSLLPYAALGIHEFMIVGVDRPREIAAAGRETIALLRNSLARREAEVGQPGVFAPRVTQEVHAAR, from the coding sequence ATGCCGATCGAGTTCACGCATGTTCCCGGTAAAACCCACCCCGCCGGTTCGGCGGTGTCCTTTTTCTACGACTTCTTGGAGACCGCGACCAAGCTGTCGCTGATCGAAGATGCCGGCTTCCAGAAGATCGTCGTCGACGACCAGGCCGGGTTGCTGACCAATATGGATATTGCCGCCCAGGCACTGGACCGCACCTCAGCCCTGGAAGTGGTGCTGACGCATTGGGCTGGCGTGATCGAGCCGACGGTGGCGGCACGGCAGCTGGCGGCGCTCGACACCAAAAGCGGCGGACGACTGTCGCTCCGGATGCTCAGCGAGCCGCTGAGCGACGACGATGCCGAGACGCGCCCAGTCGGCCATACGGTCGTCTGGCAGCGGATCGACGAGTATCTGGTGCTGTTGAAGCGGCTGTGGTCGAACGACAGGCCCTTCGATCACGAAGGCGCTTTCTACAGCATCAAGGGCGGCTATGTGCCGCGCAAGGGGCCGCATGGTGCCGACGTGACCATTCGCATCGGCGGACAGTCCGGAACGGCGCTCAAGGTCGCCGGGCGGCACGCGGATGTCTTCGAACTGACACCCGGCTCGCTTGACGAGATCCGCCAGCTGATGGACCGCGTGCGCAGCGCTGCCGCCGAACATGGCCGGGCGAACAAGGTGCGTTTTGCGCTTCCCGTACGAATTCGTTCGGAAGGTGGCGCTTCCGGCCACAAGGCGGTCGACGTTTTCGGACCACCGGCGCAGATCGCATTGTCGCTGCTGCCCTATGCGGCCCTGGGGATCCACGAATTCATGATCGTCGGCGTCGACAGGCCGCGCGAGATCGCCGCGGCCGGCCGCGAAACGATCGCGCTGCTGCGCAATTCGTTGGCGCGTCGCGAAGCTGAAGTCGGCCAGCCCGGGGTATTTGCACCCCGCGTGACGCAGGAGGTGCATGCGGCACGCTGA
- a CDS encoding cysteine hydrolase family protein, with product MIKATPFDFPYDGRLVPENTALIVIDLQEDFLSTSGYFARQGYDPTPLRAILPTVNRLIAAARAAGLRIIHTRQGYRGDMADMTPYEKWRRKRAGLEGTEILLRSSPGFQIAPEIDVAPQDIVVDKTCNGAFTYTDLELVLRAQGITHLLFSGCTTDVCVHTTLREACDRNFQCLTISDACASGDQQAHEAALHMVTVEDGVFGALSDSSAVIAALLQLSGKAGESG from the coding sequence ATGATCAAGGCGACCCCTTTCGATTTTCCCTATGACGGCAGGCTGGTGCCCGAAAATACCGCGCTCATCGTCATCGACCTGCAGGAAGATTTCCTGTCGACATCGGGCTATTTTGCCAGGCAGGGATACGACCCGACGCCATTGCGGGCGATTTTGCCTACGGTGAACCGGCTGATTGCGGCGGCGCGTGCGGCGGGCTTGCGGATCATCCACACCAGGCAAGGCTACCGCGGTGACATGGCCGACATGACGCCCTACGAGAAATGGCGCCGCAAGCGCGCCGGTCTTGAAGGCACCGAAATCCTGCTGCGTTCGAGCCCCGGTTTCCAGATCGCGCCCGAGATCGACGTCGCGCCGCAGGACATCGTCGTCGACAAAACCTGCAACGGCGCCTTCACCTACACCGACCTGGAACTGGTCCTGCGCGCGCAAGGCATCACGCATCTGTTGTTTTCGGGATGCACGACCGACGTCTGCGTGCACACCACGTTGCGGGAGGCCTGCGACCGCAATTTTCAGTGCCTGACCATCTCGGATGCCTGCGCCAGTGGCGACCAACAAGCGCATGAGGCGGCGCTGCATATGGTGACGGTCGAGGACGGCGTTTTCGGCGCTCTGTCCGATTCAAGCGCCGTCATTGCGGCGCTGTTGCAACTCTCCGGCAAAGCAGGCGAGAGCGGCTGA
- a CDS encoding transporter substrate-binding protein: protein MKRRIEIGILYSRSGSYQLVSDACRMGAMRAIADINADRRYGVELVPVERDPQSNADRYATLCEDIFKTSSARHVVGCVTSWSRKETIPVLEKAGGMLWYACPYEGFEANEHVVYMHACPNQHLVPLMAYVVPRFGADCFLLGSNYIWGWEMNRVARDLIADAGGRVLGERYLRIGETDVSRLIAEIRATRPNFILNNLIGTSSYAFLAAYRDLGVEDPAFSPEACPVISCNLTEGELPAIGETGKGHLSVGPYFAPRPAAFASSFEASAYASVQVMADVLSRDAEAGPAEFSKAFAERRFSTRLGSIAIDAHSQHATLPVIIGRIADGFFEVVSREDDVAPDPYLSRYDPAKTFGRPRLRVVS from the coding sequence TTGAAACGGCGTATCGAGATCGGCATCCTCTATTCCCGCTCGGGGAGCTATCAGCTCGTGTCCGATGCGTGCCGGATGGGCGCGATGCGCGCCATCGCCGACATCAACGCCGACCGTCGGTACGGCGTCGAGCTGGTGCCGGTCGAGCGCGATCCGCAAAGCAATGCGGATCGCTACGCAACGCTGTGCGAGGACATTTTCAAGACGAGCAGCGCCCGTCATGTGGTCGGTTGTGTCACCTCCTGGAGCCGCAAGGAGACGATCCCGGTGCTGGAGAAGGCCGGCGGAATGCTCTGGTACGCCTGCCCCTATGAGGGGTTCGAGGCCAACGAGCATGTCGTCTACATGCACGCCTGCCCCAACCAGCATCTGGTGCCGCTGATGGCCTATGTCGTGCCGCGCTTCGGCGCCGACTGCTTCCTGCTGGGGTCGAACTATATCTGGGGCTGGGAGATGAACCGGGTGGCGCGTGACCTGATCGCCGATGCCGGCGGCAGGGTTCTGGGCGAGCGCTATCTGCGCATCGGCGAGACCGACGTGTCGCGGCTGATCGCGGAAATCCGCGCCACGCGGCCGAATTTCATCCTCAACAATCTGATTGGCACCTCGTCCTACGCCTTCCTGGCGGCCTATCGCGACTTGGGCGTCGAGGACCCCGCTTTCAGCCCGGAAGCCTGCCCCGTCATCTCCTGCAATCTCACCGAAGGCGAGCTGCCGGCGATCGGCGAAACAGGCAAGGGACATTTGTCGGTCGGGCCGTATTTCGCGCCGCGGCCGGCGGCCTTCGCCTCGTCCTTCGAGGCCTCCGCCTATGCCTCCGTGCAAGTGATGGCCGACGTGCTGTCTCGCGATGCCGAAGCCGGTCCGGCGGAGTTTTCGAAAGCCTTCGCCGAACGGCGCTTCTCGACGCGGCTCGGGTCGATCGCCATCGACGCCCACTCCCAGCACGCGACGCTGCCGGTGATCATCGGCCGGATCGCCGACGGCTTCTTCGAGGTCGTCAGCCGCGAGGACGATGTGGCGCCCGATCCGTATCTGTCGCGTTACGACCCTGCCAAGACGTTCGGCCGTCCGCGCCTGAGGGTGGTGTCGTGA
- a CDS encoding ANTAR domain-containing response regulator, which yields MTRTRIPNLGGAKAFILHRPHPTVQAITRQLSAIGLITLDCWPELPPEALAADFVFFDADLGFDEQFPWKPGEAPMPLVALIGSEAPGRIEWALSHKADAQLLKPVGNAGVYSALLIARQSFEARKHLAGEIASLRQRVAERQTIVRAVAALSKGTDDERAYAQLRSLAMSWQISVEDAARRIVAMTDETDEEGGDDQSHRA from the coding sequence GTGACCAGGACGCGCATCCCCAATCTCGGCGGCGCCAAGGCCTTCATCCTGCATCGTCCGCATCCGACGGTGCAGGCGATAACCCGACAATTGTCGGCCATCGGCCTGATTACGCTTGACTGCTGGCCGGAATTGCCGCCCGAGGCGCTCGCCGCCGATTTCGTCTTCTTCGACGCCGATCTCGGATTTGACGAGCAATTTCCGTGGAAGCCGGGCGAGGCGCCGATGCCGTTGGTGGCGCTGATCGGCTCCGAGGCGCCCGGCCGCATCGAATGGGCACTGTCGCACAAGGCCGACGCGCAGCTGTTGAAGCCGGTCGGCAATGCCGGCGTCTACAGTGCGCTGCTGATTGCGCGGCAGAGTTTTGAGGCGCGAAAACACTTAGCCGGCGAAATTGCTTCGTTGCGCCAGCGCGTCGCCGAGCGCCAGACCATCGTGCGCGCGGTGGCGGCCTTGTCGAAAGGCACGGATGACGAGCGCGCCTATGCGCAGCTGCGCTCGCTGGCGATGAGCTGGCAGATCAGCGTCGAGGATGCCGCGCGCCGGATCGTGGCGATGACGGATGAAACAGATGAAGAAGGCGGCGATGACCAGTCCCATCGCGCCTGA